In Chryseobacterium lactis, a single genomic region encodes these proteins:
- a CDS encoding S41 family peptidase, protein MTKALLIPLLLVINSAYAQTYSDLKQGDTLKYTPQSKKPGWISVQSGDANLAVSMSVDGKKAKEQDDSRGIKSVERLYFTPEKGKKYELKIWAKSYVEKSKTAKVSITESGSLPVLSDKLSSDELLEDLHVFRTIREQANSGLFVYRTKKQIDSIYNWAEAEVKNTTNLFNFYKVIAKLTDFEGSCHNFTHLPNDASYYLPQKLEYLPITLKNIDGRLLQNSKNVAIPLGAEILSVNDIPAREIISRFSQYYFSDGFSRPYKETAGFEKGMLDKFYIEFGTHKNYIITYQINNQKHQVTLPGISFENSKKLQESRYSVASKKVFSEKYSLDKVGEGMYRLTIRSFDFATGTEDPAYKKFSDFLDHMIQTLDEEKIQHLIIDLRGNPGGTGELYEKVFTYLTQRPFRDSHYAYSKFNVVPMAERLVITPLFLSNGVTDKNGLNAYLKEQYPKEAQGKFYWADDKNSLILPNNKTFKGQLYLFADENVASAGSHLASLIKSYTNAIVIGKETVGGYYEHNGHFPVVYELPNTRIQTGFSIVHVIQDAQQLSDQKRGQGIIPNIKIQQTDQEFLDQTDVYLKKLAEIRKEKS, encoded by the coding sequence ATGACCAAAGCCCTTTTGATCCCTCTTTTATTGGTAATCAATTCAGCATATGCACAAACGTACTCCGATCTAAAACAAGGAGACACTTTAAAATATACTCCCCAATCCAAAAAGCCCGGCTGGATTTCAGTTCAGTCCGGCGATGCTAATCTTGCGGTATCGATGTCTGTTGACGGAAAGAAAGCAAAAGAACAGGACGATTCCCGAGGAATTAAAAGCGTTGAACGATTATATTTTACCCCGGAAAAAGGTAAAAAGTATGAACTTAAAATCTGGGCAAAATCTTATGTCGAAAAAAGTAAAACAGCTAAAGTTTCAATTACGGAATCCGGAAGTTTACCTGTTTTAAGTGATAAGCTAAGTTCTGATGAACTTTTAGAAGATCTTCATGTTTTCCGTACTATCAGGGAACAGGCCAATTCAGGATTGTTTGTTTACAGAACTAAAAAACAAATAGACAGCATTTACAATTGGGCAGAAGCAGAGGTAAAAAATACAACAAACCTGTTCAATTTCTATAAAGTGATTGCTAAACTTACTGATTTTGAAGGAAGTTGCCACAACTTTACCCATCTTCCGAATGATGCCTCTTATTATTTGCCTCAAAAGCTGGAGTATCTGCCTATTACTCTAAAGAATATTGATGGGCGTTTGTTGCAGAATTCAAAGAATGTTGCCATTCCGCTGGGTGCTGAAATTTTGTCTGTTAACGATATTCCTGCCAGAGAAATCATCAGCCGGTTTTCTCAATATTATTTCTCCGACGGCTTTTCCAGGCCATATAAAGAAACTGCAGGATTTGAAAAAGGAATGCTGGATAAATTTTATATTGAATTCGGAACTCATAAAAATTATATCATCACCTATCAAATAAATAATCAGAAACACCAGGTTACTTTACCGGGAATATCATTTGAAAATTCTAAAAAACTTCAGGAATCACGATATTCTGTTGCCTCCAAAAAAGTGTTTTCCGAAAAATATAGCCTTGACAAGGTAGGTGAGGGTATGTACCGCTTGACGATAAGATCTTTTGATTTTGCAACCGGAACGGAAGACCCTGCATATAAAAAGTTCAGTGATTTTCTTGATCACATGATACAGACCTTAGACGAAGAAAAAATACAACATCTTATCATTGACCTGCGGGGAAATCCTGGCGGAACCGGAGAGTTGTATGAAAAAGTATTCACTTATCTTACCCAAAGACCTTTTCGTGACAGTCATTACGCTTATTCTAAATTTAACGTAGTGCCCATGGCAGAAAGGCTGGTGATTACACCTCTTTTCCTATCCAACGGAGTTACAGACAAAAATGGGCTAAATGCATATTTGAAAGAACAATATCCCAAGGAGGCTCAGGGAAAATTTTACTGGGCGGATGATAAAAATTCTTTAATTCTACCCAATAATAAAACTTTTAAAGGACAACTCTATCTGTTTGCCGATGAAAATGTGGCCTCTGCAGGTTCCCATCTGGCATCTTTAATAAAATCATACACCAATGCTATTGTCATAGGAAAAGAGACTGTTGGGGGATATTATGAACATAACGGACATTTTCCGGTTGTTTATGAGCTTCCCAATACCAGAATTCAGACCGGGTTTTCAATTGTACATGTGATTCAGGATGCTCAGCAACTTTCCGATCAGAAAAGAGGTCAGGGAATTATTCCAAACATTAAAATTCAGCAAACGGATCAGGAATTTTTGGATCAAACGGATGTTTATCTGAAAAAATTAGCAGAAATTCGAAAAGAAAAATCATAA
- a CDS encoding DinB family protein → MEIKSAASFIDYYEKIRARTNRLIEIVPPEYLDFSYKPGKFTIGDQIRHIAAIERYMYGETISGRKSAYPGCGKELADGYENIVQYFNEMHRQTIEIISGLSDEDLNLKCLTPANSEISVWKWLRAMVEHEIHHRAEIYIYLNLLDIKTPQIFGFSAEEVQDLSVKL, encoded by the coding sequence ATGGAAATAAAATCTGCAGCCTCATTCATCGACTATTATGAGAAAATAAGGGCAAGAACCAATCGCTTAATAGAAATTGTTCCACCCGAATATCTGGATTTTTCGTATAAACCCGGAAAATTTACGATTGGTGATCAAATCAGGCATATTGCGGCAATTGAGCGATATATGTATGGAGAAACTATTTCAGGAAGGAAGAGTGCCTACCCGGGATGTGGTAAAGAATTAGCAGATGGATACGAAAATATTGTACAATATTTCAATGAAATGCACCGGCAGACTATAGAAATCATTAGTGGTCTGTCTGATGAAGATCTTAACCTTAAATGCCTTACTCCCGCCAACAGTGAGATTTCAGTCTGGAAATGGCTTCGGGCAATGGTAGAACATGAGATCCACCATCGGGCCGAAATATATATTTACCTGAACCTTTTAGATATAAAAACACCGCAGATTTTTGGGTTCTCAGCAGAAGAGGTTCAGGATCTTAGTGTCAAGTTATGA
- a CDS encoding MFS transporter: MNLNRNLYVLALGVFGITTTEFGVIGVLPEIASSFHISIEKAGWLLSAFALIVALFGPFMVILFSSFKKKNLLIVSLLIFVIANIVSAYINQFYLLLIVRMIPAFFHPVYWSIALSIAEKTSKPEDKSKAISIIFSGLTLATVLGVPLATLMSDVFSWQASFLLTAFINIVALIGVQVFLPVIEKVNEPRVAFNIRIFRHKILWFNLFLAFFTIASMYSTYGYMADFLKKVTRMDGKQISLMLFMFGTIGILGNKIAGKYMSRFPFWTTFIFLMTLSFIHVLIYFYGSSLFPMIWITGFWGLIHSGGFLISNINVTSSVSDSSEFINSIFTSCGNFAVTAGALFGGFWIAHYGIENVVWSSIIGIIAALIILLLRSRLEIK; encoded by the coding sequence ATGAATCTGAACAGAAATCTGTATGTATTGGCTTTAGGTGTTTTTGGAATTACCACCACGGAATTCGGAGTGATTGGAGTATTACCGGAAATTGCTTCCTCTTTTCACATCAGTATTGAAAAAGCAGGATGGCTTTTAAGCGCTTTTGCCTTGATAGTTGCTCTATTCGGGCCATTTATGGTGATTTTATTTTCATCTTTTAAAAAGAAAAATCTACTGATTGTTTCACTGCTGATCTTTGTTATAGCAAATATTGTCTCTGCCTATATTAACCAGTTTTATCTGTTGCTGATTGTTAGAATGATTCCTGCATTTTTTCATCCGGTGTATTGGTCTATTGCTTTATCTATTGCTGAAAAAACTTCTAAGCCCGAAGATAAGTCAAAAGCCATCAGTATTATTTTTTCAGGGCTTACCCTAGCCACTGTTTTGGGAGTCCCGCTTGCAACATTGATGTCTGATGTATTTTCCTGGCAGGCATCTTTTCTTCTTACTGCCTTTATCAATATTGTAGCATTAATAGGAGTTCAGGTCTTTTTACCGGTTATTGAAAAAGTAAACGAACCCCGAGTTGCTTTTAACATCCGAATATTTCGTCATAAAATTCTATGGTTCAACTTATTTCTTGCCTTTTTTACTATTGCTTCTATGTATTCTACTTATGGTTATATGGCTGATTTTTTAAAGAAAGTAACTCGAATGGATGGTAAGCAGATTAGTTTAATGTTATTCATGTTTGGTACGATAGGTATTTTGGGAAATAAAATTGCAGGAAAATACATGAGCAGGTTTCCGTTTTGGACAACTTTTATTTTTCTTATGACATTATCTTTCATTCATGTATTGATCTATTTTTATGGAAGTTCTCTGTTTCCCATGATATGGATTACCGGTTTTTGGGGACTTATACATTCCGGAGGTTTTTTGATCAGCAACATTAATGTTACCTCTTCTGTATCAGATTCTTCAGAATTCATCAACAGTATTTTTACTTCTTGTGGAAATTTTGCGGTGACGGCAGGAGCTCTGTTTGGAGGATTCTGGATTGCTCATTATGGCATTGAAAATGTGGTCTGGTCAAGTATAATCGGTATAATAGCTGCATTGATTATACTTTTGCTTCGCAGCAGGCTGGAGATAAAATAA
- a CDS encoding DUF6624 domain-containing protein, which yields MNKRFKKEIIELADKDLLVRENLAAQGKLSGGYHPEMEKVHKENAQRLREIIAEIGFPTISKVGKKASDAAWLIIQHAIGEPEFMKDCYQMMDANENDINPTNKAYLYDRIQVFQSKPQKFGTQLTADGIYPVENKERLNAERLKVYLPPLSAEEINKIHDSKDIPEIDSRDQEYNDWRKKVGWI from the coding sequence ATGAATAAACGATTTAAAAAAGAAATTATAGAGCTTGCCGATAAAGATCTTTTGGTAAGGGAAAATCTGGCTGCTCAGGGGAAATTGTCAGGCGGATATCACCCCGAAATGGAAAAGGTCCACAAGGAAAATGCCCAACGGCTGCGTGAAATTATAGCAGAAATCGGATTTCCGACCATCTCAAAAGTTGGTAAAAAAGCTAGTGATGCAGCATGGCTGATTATCCAGCATGCGATCGGAGAGCCGGAGTTTATGAAAGACTGTTACCAGATGATGGATGCCAATGAAAATGATATCAATCCTACCAATAAAGCCTATTTATACGACCGTATTCAGGTGTTTCAAAGCAAGCCGCAAAAATTTGGTACACAACTTACTGCTGACGGAATTTATCCGGTAGAAAATAAAGAAAGGCTCAACGCGGAACGACTAAAAGTATATCTTCCACCATTATCAGCAGAAGAAATTAACAAAATTCATGATTCTAAAGATATTCCTGAAATCGATAGCAGAGATCAGGAATATAATGATTGGAGGAAAAAGGTAGGATGGATTTGA
- a CDS encoding winged helix-turn-helix transcriptional regulator yields the protein MPQFFHDKRLYYTPIEFGLSHIGGTWKMPILWRLQEKPLRFSELKKDIPHITDKMLTSQLRELESKEMIHREVFPVVPPKVEYSLTEKGKKSIPVIETIMQFGYDLMKDEGIVFPPKE from the coding sequence ATGCCTCAGTTTTTTCACGATAAAAGACTTTATTATACCCCTATTGAATTTGGATTAAGCCATATCGGTGGGACCTGGAAAATGCCTATTTTATGGAGATTACAAGAAAAGCCCTTGCGTTTTAGCGAGTTGAAAAAGGATATTCCTCATATCACCGATAAAATGCTGACCAGCCAACTCCGTGAACTGGAAAGCAAGGAAATGATCCACCGTGAAGTGTTTCCCGTCGTTCCTCCAAAAGTAGAATATAGCCTTACTGAAAAAGGGAAAAAATCAATACCTGTCATAGAGACAATTATGCAATTCGGGTATGATCTGATGAAAGATGAAGGAATTGTTTTTCCGCCCAAAGAATAA
- a CDS encoding nuclear transport factor 2-like protein: MSNTNPNVAEQFIHYLNEEDFDKAESCLDPDFKFIGVLGTREKASVYITDMKKMKFKYQILKTFTSGEDVCIWYNIDMGEKTILSSGWYEVIEGKIHSFKVLFDPRPLLNN; this comes from the coding sequence ATGAGCAATACTAATCCAAATGTAGCTGAACAGTTTATTCATTATTTAAATGAAGAAGATTTTGATAAGGCAGAAAGTTGTCTTGATCCTGATTTTAAATTCATTGGAGTATTAGGAACCAGAGAAAAAGCTTCGGTCTACATTACAGATATGAAGAAGATGAAATTCAAATATCAGATTCTTAAAACTTTTACATCCGGCGAAGATGTTTGCATCTGGTACAATATTGATATGGGTGAAAAAACAATATTATCCTCCGGATGGTATGAGGTTATTGAAGGAAAAATTCATTCATTTAAAGTTCTGTTTGACCCAAGACCATTATTAAATAATTAA
- a CDS encoding MsnO8 family LLM class oxidoreductase has translation MKLKLGILDQSPVTKGEPATTGLTNSIRLALLAEETGFHSLMYSEHHGVEAYGSSSPELLATTVLSKTKRINVGTAGIMMRNYSAYKIAEWTKFLGALYPGRFILGLGKAPGGLKDAVMALNNHKPVILSNMETKLEEIIQYIKEEKGIYEGLIAQPSHLQAVPEIVWLGSGMTSAKEAAKHGVGYSFAAFMNSDSGSENTEAYLKEFDHTQYTSASSLQVAVAVSVADTLKEARYNAYGMAYQFLQSRQLINPEALHSSEIVERKIAGSEMEDEFFTILDRIIIETPQSISQRLQHVSEHYDTDDILILSNMHKEENRINTYKHIIKNNQ, from the coding sequence ATGAAGCTGAAATTGGGTATTTTAGACCAGTCTCCGGTTACAAAAGGAGAGCCTGCGACAACGGGATTAACGAATAGTATCCGTCTCGCTCTGTTGGCTGAAGAAACAGGATTTCATAGCCTTATGTATTCCGAACATCATGGAGTGGAGGCGTACGGAAGTTCAAGTCCGGAACTTTTAGCCACTACTGTTTTAAGCAAAACAAAACGAATAAATGTTGGAACAGCCGGGATTATGATGAGAAACTATTCTGCCTATAAAATTGCAGAATGGACCAAATTTCTGGGTGCCCTTTATCCTGGACGTTTTATACTTGGGTTGGGAAAAGCACCGGGTGGATTAAAAGATGCTGTCATGGCGCTCAATAATCATAAGCCGGTCATTTTATCCAATATGGAAACAAAATTGGAGGAGATTATTCAATATATAAAAGAAGAAAAAGGGATATACGAAGGACTGATTGCACAACCTTCTCATTTGCAAGCCGTACCGGAAATTGTCTGGTTAGGTTCTGGGATGACATCCGCAAAAGAAGCTGCTAAGCATGGAGTTGGGTATTCTTTTGCAGCCTTTATGAACAGTGATAGCGGATCGGAAAATACAGAAGCTTATCTGAAAGAATTCGATCACACCCAATATACTTCGGCATCATCTTTACAAGTTGCTGTTGCAGTATCTGTTGCAGATACTCTTAAAGAAGCCCGCTATAATGCCTATGGAATGGCTTATCAGTTTTTGCAGTCACGGCAGTTGATAAACCCTGAGGCGCTTCATTCTTCTGAAATAGTGGAACGAAAAATTGCAGGAAGTGAGATGGAAGACGAGTTTTTTACTATCTTAGACAGGATTATCATTGAAACTCCTCAATCTATTTCTCAAAGATTACAACATGTTTCAGAACATTACGATACCGATGATATTCTGATCCTATCCAATATGCACAAGGAAGAAAACCGCATTAATACCTATAAACATATCATTAAAAATAATCAGTAA
- a CDS encoding tetratricopeptide repeat protein yields the protein MKIWISLSIILLGLINISAQGVKIDTEKLLGFYETQRYADAAQYLQSIYPDNTQDLKALTQIAYCNMMAGKLSEAEKSYLKVYAIQPDNLPVLFSLTSINSRRGNASQAKSYLQRIIELDSLNFSAYKQMAAYEDTPDSKLKYLKKANTLNPTDPDVAYDLSMVYRELKQYQQAYDILKTAIAADTENFTLQQAQLPLSNQLGKYQEVIETGEKLLKNRADANVMNDLGQAYFYVKDYQKCIDLYKALEVLGIQNEGTLYYMTLSYRELKDYNNAAVYAQKTIDEAISEHTPIYYAALASIYEAKNQYNDAATTYKRGLTFANNNMIYYRLGLLYDLHLKQAKNAVTYYQMYLKNKPDLKKEKEQIEYAKSRIAALTGIK from the coding sequence ATGAAAATCTGGATTTCTTTGAGCATTATTTTGCTCGGGCTCATTAATATCTCTGCACAAGGCGTAAAAATCGACACTGAAAAGCTGCTTGGATTTTATGAAACACAACGCTATGCAGATGCAGCCCAATATCTTCAAAGTATATATCCTGACAATACACAGGACCTGAAGGCATTAACTCAAATCGCCTACTGCAATATGATGGCCGGAAAATTATCGGAAGCAGAAAAAAGTTATCTAAAGGTTTATGCCATTCAGCCTGATAATCTGCCAGTTTTATTCAGCTTGACGAGTATTAATTCCAGAAGAGGCAATGCATCGCAGGCAAAATCTTATCTCCAAAGAATTATTGAGCTGGATAGCCTTAACTTCAGTGCTTATAAGCAAATGGCAGCTTATGAAGATACACCGGACAGCAAGCTGAAATACCTTAAAAAAGCCAACACTCTTAATCCGACCGACCCTGATGTGGCTTATGATCTATCCATGGTCTATCGTGAACTCAAACAGTATCAGCAGGCTTATGATATTTTAAAAACAGCAATTGCTGCCGATACGGAAAACTTTACCCTTCAACAGGCTCAGTTGCCACTGTCGAATCAATTAGGTAAATATCAGGAAGTGATTGAAACGGGCGAAAAGCTTTTGAAAAACCGGGCAGATGCTAATGTTATGAACGATCTGGGCCAGGCTTATTTCTATGTGAAAGACTATCAGAAATGCATCGATCTTTATAAAGCATTGGAAGTGCTGGGTATTCAGAATGAAGGCACTTTGTATTATATGACATTGAGTTACCGTGAATTGAAAGATTATAACAATGCTGCGGTATATGCTCAAAAGACTATCGACGAAGCTATTTCAGAGCATACACCAATTTATTATGCAGCGTTGGCAAGTATTTACGAAGCAAAAAATCAATATAATGATGCTGCAACAACTTATAAAAGAGGATTAACATTTGCCAATAACAATATGATATATTACCGTTTGGGACTTCTCTACGATCTTCATCTTAAGCAGGCTAAAAATGCAGTTACGTACTATCAAATGTATCTTAAAAACAAACCTGATCTGAAAAAAGAAAAAGAACAGATTGAGTATGCAAAGAGTAGAATTGCTGCCTTAACAGGAATAAAATAG
- a CDS encoding AAA family ATPase, translating to MEPNSSNLYIITGGPGSGKTTLLEELSKENFITAPEEGRRIIKEQLISHGTGLPWIDRKYFAELMFEASLKTYEKMRSISAAEAIFFDRGILDTLGYLKLENILVPEEMEIKAKELIYQKNVFILPPWKEIYQNDEERKQTFEVAIATFECMKEIYLEYGYHVIEVPKITAEERTQFIMEFIKRKS from the coding sequence ATGGAACCGAATAGTTCAAATTTATACATTATCACCGGAGGACCTGGTTCCGGAAAAACAACCTTGCTGGAGGAATTAAGTAAGGAGAATTTTATCACCGCTCCTGAAGAAGGGCGACGAATTATTAAAGAACAGCTTATCAGTCATGGAACCGGCCTGCCATGGATCGACAGAAAATATTTTGCAGAGCTGATGTTTGAAGCATCTTTAAAAACCTATGAAAAAATGCGCTCAATTTCAGCTGCGGAAGCGATTTTCTTTGATCGTGGAATACTAGATACCCTCGGATATCTTAAACTTGAAAACATTCTGGTTCCTGAGGAAATGGAAATAAAAGCAAAGGAACTGATCTATCAAAAGAACGTTTTTATTCTCCCGCCATGGAAAGAAATTTATCAAAATGATGAGGAAAGAAAACAAACTTTTGAAGTAGCCATTGCTACTTTTGAGTGTATGAAGGAAATTTATCTTGAATATGGCTATCATGTAATTGAAGTCCCGAAAATTACAGCAGAAGAAAGGACCCAATTTATCATGGAATTCATTAAAAGAAAATCATAA
- a CDS encoding MBL fold metallo-hydrolase yields the protein MKKIHHINCVKITIPMNDDVIGHCLLIQEDDKLLLIDTGLGIQDVEYPNERLGTELIEAVGFQLNMELTAFRQIEKLGLNPAQVKDCVLSHLDPDHTGGLADFPEARVHVSSEELINFYSENPRYLEKHLAHKPLITEYLVSDQEWFGFEARKIRTSLQTEILLIPLFGHTLGHCGIAIQWEGKWILYVGDAYYLRAELEDSQHPAGELAAARADDNTKRLESMEKIKKFINDHPEIEVFGYHDREEFLRYTAYQLT from the coding sequence ATGAAGAAAATACACCATATCAACTGTGTAAAAATTACAATACCTATGAATGATGATGTTATTGGCCATTGTCTGCTGATACAGGAGGATGACAAATTGCTGCTGATCGATACCGGATTAGGCATTCAGGATGTGGAATACCCCAATGAAAGGCTTGGTACAGAATTGATTGAAGCCGTAGGTTTTCAATTGAATATGGAGCTAACAGCTTTTCGTCAAATTGAAAAACTTGGGTTGAACCCTGCCCAGGTGAAGGATTGTGTTTTAAGCCATCTGGATCCTGATCACACCGGCGGACTGGCAGATTTTCCTGAAGCAAGAGTACATGTTTCATCAGAAGAATTGATCAATTTTTACAGCGAAAATCCTCGTTATCTTGAAAAACATCTGGCGCACAAACCTCTTATTACCGAATATTTGGTTTCAGATCAAGAATGGTTTGGCTTTGAAGCCCGAAAAATAAGAACTTCATTACAAACAGAAATCTTACTAATTCCTTTATTTGGACATACTTTGGGACATTGCGGAATCGCCATCCAATGGGAAGGAAAATGGATACTATATGTGGGAGATGCCTACTATCTAAGAGCTGAACTGGAAGACAGCCAGCATCCTGCAGGAGAACTTGCAGCTGCACGAGCAGATGATAACACAAAACGCCTGGAATCTATGGAAAAAATAAAAAAATTCATCAATGATCACCCGGAAATAGAAGTTTTCGGATATCATGACCGGGAAGAATTTTTGAGATATACCGCCTACCAACTTACATAA
- a CDS encoding YciI family protein — translation MKEFTLIFRLKDISDFKPSPEQIQERLNWLGSIAAQNKLVDKGNTLLPGTGAAKTVKPNNIVTDGPYTEIKEFISGYIIVRAESIDEVVEMAKGNPIFKMGGNIEIREVMKMKE, via the coding sequence ATGAAAGAATTTACATTAATCTTCAGATTGAAAGATATTTCAGATTTTAAGCCTTCACCGGAACAGATTCAGGAGCGTTTGAACTGGCTGGGAAGCATTGCTGCCCAAAACAAACTTGTAGATAAAGGAAATACTCTCTTACCGGGTACCGGTGCGGCTAAAACTGTAAAACCCAACAATATTGTTACCGACGGACCGTATACGGAAATCAAGGAGTTTATCAGTGGGTATATTATCGTAAGAGCCGAATCTATTGACGAGGTTGTAGAAATGGCCAAAGGAAATCCTATTTTTAAGATGGGTGGAAATATTGAAATCCGGGAAGTGATGAAGATGAAAGAATAA
- a CDS encoding bacteriocin-like protein, whose amino-acid sequence MKNLKRINRENLKSISGGRPPAGSDCEACGCPAGTTVCYYKNGNGGGGGCGDVQCVR is encoded by the coding sequence ATGAAAAATTTAAAGAGAATCAACAGAGAAAATTTAAAATCAATTAGCGGAGGACGTCCGCCAGCAGGTAGCGATTGTGAAGCTTGTGGTTGCCCTGCCGGAACAACCGTATGTTATTACAAAAACGGAAATGGCGGCGGAGGTGGCTGTGGCGACGTTCAGTGTGTTAGATAA
- the putP gene encoding sodium/proline symporter PutP, producing MQVYEGISVGLYLLLMIGIGIYSYRKSTSNSEEFLIGGRKMGPAVTALSAGAADMSGWLLMGVPGAMYLSGISSSWIAIGLTIGAFLNYLIVAPRLRIYTEVAQNAITLPVFFENRFKNKNHLLKITSSIFILVFFTLYTSAGMVSGGKLFESAFGMDYTVGLLLTSLVVVLYTFLGGFLAVSLTDFVQGTIMVLALVIVPIVAISQIGGVGETLSLIEAKDPKYLDLFRGTTTVSIVSLLAWGLGYCGQPHILVRFMAIDKPKDLVKARKIGITWMIFTVAGALAIGLIGIAYLQKFDVATMMKFDGSKTEAETIFIYFSRILFHPLIAGFLLTAILAAVMSTISSQLLVTSSSLTEDIYKAFVNKKATSKQLLIASRLSVLLVAVIAVLLSLNPKDSILNLVGNAWAGFGSAFGPLILLSLLWKKTTWQGGLAGMLVGGITVLAWVYLQHPLKDWYEIIPGFVFSLLTNIIVSSFTYKSDAVIESEFDEMNKIMRE from the coding sequence ATGCAAGTATATGAAGGGATTTCTGTGGGGTTATATCTATTATTAATGATAGGTATAGGCATATATTCTTATAGAAAATCAACAAGTAATTCAGAAGAATTTTTAATAGGCGGAAGAAAAATGGGTCCGGCAGTAACAGCATTATCCGCGGGAGCTGCTGATATGAGTGGATGGCTGCTGATGGGAGTTCCGGGTGCAATGTATTTATCCGGTATTTCCAGTTCGTGGATTGCGATCGGATTAACAATCGGAGCTTTTCTCAATTATCTCATCGTAGCGCCAAGACTCAGAATTTATACCGAGGTTGCTCAAAATGCTATTACCTTACCCGTATTTTTCGAAAACAGATTTAAAAATAAAAACCATCTATTAAAGATCACTTCTTCTATTTTTATTCTGGTATTTTTTACCCTCTACACTTCAGCGGGAATGGTATCAGGAGGAAAGCTGTTTGAATCAGCTTTCGGAATGGATTATACGGTAGGTCTGCTGCTGACAAGTTTAGTGGTCGTTTTATATACATTCCTCGGAGGATTCCTGGCGGTAAGCCTTACGGACTTTGTACAGGGAACCATTATGGTGTTGGCACTAGTGATTGTACCCATTGTGGCGATTTCCCAAATCGGAGGCGTAGGCGAAACTCTTTCATTGATAGAAGCTAAGGATCCGAAATACCTGGATTTGTTCAGAGGAACAACGACCGTGAGTATTGTTTCTTTATTGGCATGGGGACTTGGATATTGTGGGCAACCACATATTTTAGTACGTTTTATGGCCATTGATAAGCCTAAAGATTTAGTAAAAGCAAGAAAGATAGGAATTACGTGGATGATTTTCACCGTTGCCGGGGCTTTAGCTATTGGCTTGATAGGAATTGCTTATCTGCAAAAGTTTGATGTAGCAACCATGATGAAATTTGATGGTTCAAAAACCGAGGCAGAAACTATTTTCATTTATTTCTCCCGTATATTATTTCATCCACTCATTGCAGGATTTTTATTAACGGCGATTCTTGCTGCCGTAATGAGTACTATTTCTTCCCAGTTACTGGTAACTTCCAGTTCATTAACGGAAGATATTTATAAAGCTTTTGTGAACAAAAAAGCAACCTCAAAACAATTACTGATTGCCAGCAGACTTTCTGTTTTATTAGTCGCTGTTATTGCCGTTTTATTGTCATTGAATCCTAAAGACAGTATTCTTAATCTCGTAGGAAATGCATGGGCAGGTTTCGGTTCTGCATTCGGGCCATTGATTCTTCTCTCTCTTTTATGGAAAAAAACCACATGGCAGGGAGGCCTTGCAGGAATGCTGGTCGGTGGAATAACAGTTCTGGCCTGGGTATATCTTCAGCATCCGTTAAAAGACTGGTACGAGATCATTCCGGGATTCGTGTTTTCTCTTTTAACCAATATTATAGTTTCATCATTCACTTATAAATCTGATGCGGTTATTGAAAGTGAATTTGATGAGATGAATAAGATTATGAGGGAATAA